A stretch of Magnetococcales bacterium DNA encodes these proteins:
- a CDS encoding acyltransferase, which produces MHHSMNGVRGWASLVVFVYHSVPLFYPVISTQKHGVAKGYIDLFLAKSPLYVLTNGTFAVFVFFVLSGFVLSVKFFEEKSRIYVVSSMLRRYFRLAIPVFASSLIIVICIRFNLFHENEMVKIGLLKTEQQRYIFQFYFHDIFQESLIRVFTERSALLNLVLWTMQYELVGSYIVFLFIILFGTSRLRFAMYFIFLAFAGKTGYYVIYYKCFIFGVVLADIYTNFPAIKRLNKIFSLEIMFIFTALSGLALGSMPMYIEEPSAYQKSLQYVMRGVNFDGVYALGSCLVVLGVLFSKNLERIFSSKVSLFLGRVSFSIYLLHISIIFTFGYYLFSILEANKVLHDFAFVIYFVLTTFFAITVSHYFEKFIDRPINGFSQKVVWKVIDVAISARHATQSR; this is translated from the coding sequence ATGCATCACTCAATGAATGGAGTTCGTGGTTGGGCATCATTGGTTGTATTTGTATATCATAGCGTTCCATTGTTCTACCCAGTCATTTCAACCCAAAAACATGGTGTCGCAAAGGGGTATATCGACTTATTTTTAGCTAAATCGCCTTTGTACGTCCTAACCAATGGCACTTTTGCCGTATTTGTGTTTTTTGTGCTAAGTGGTTTTGTGTTAAGCGTTAAATTTTTTGAAGAAAAATCAAGAATCTACGTCGTATCGTCCATGCTAAGAAGGTATTTTAGACTTGCTATACCTGTGTTTGCCTCAAGCCTGATTATTGTTATCTGCATCCGTTTTAATTTGTTCCATGAAAATGAAATGGTAAAAATAGGCTTGTTAAAGACTGAGCAACAGAGATATATTTTTCAATTTTATTTCCATGATATTTTTCAAGAGTCTCTTATTCGTGTATTTACAGAGAGAAGCGCATTGCTAAACCTTGTCCTCTGGACTATGCAGTATGAACTGGTTGGTTCATATATTGTATTTTTATTTATCATCCTGTTCGGCACATCAAGACTTCGCTTTGCTATGTATTTTATTTTTTTGGCATTTGCCGGCAAAACAGGATATTATGTAATATACTACAAATGCTTTATTTTTGGAGTGGTTCTAGCAGATATTTACACTAACTTTCCAGCAATAAAAAGATTGAATAAAATATTTTCCCTAGAAATAATGTTCATTTTTACAGCATTATCAGGTCTCGCGTTAGGCTCAATGCCCATGTATATTGAAGAGCCGTCAGCATACCAAAAATCTTTGCAATACGTCATGCGTGGTGTTAATTTTGATGGGGTTTACGCTTTAGGGAGTTGTTTGGTTGTCCTTGGGGTTTTATTCTCCAAAAATCTAGAAAGAATATTCAGCTCAAAAGTGTCTTTGTTTCTAGGAAGGGTTTCGTTCAGCATTTACCTTTTACATATATCCATTATATTTACTTTTGGATACTACCTATTCAGCATATTGGAGGCGAACAAGGTTTTGCATGATTTTGCATTCGTCATTTATTTTGTACTAACAACGTTTTTCGCAATAACGGTATCGCACTATTTTGAAAAATTCATAGACAGGCCAATAAATGGGTTTTCCCAGAAAGTTGTCTGGAAAGTCATCGACGTTGCAATATCCGCAAGACACGCAACACAATCAAGGTGA
- a CDS encoding DUF2304 domain-containing protein: MTPRQVFLIIVLGLLFLGMVLILIQRHMFREKYAILWLGSSILFILTPLFYDYFIEIGIFFGIMNPASFFFFFAIVEIFLLCIQFTVALTVSFNQRKITIQNLALLEQRVRDLESRVGLQGK; this comes from the coding sequence GTGACCCCAAGACAGGTTTTTCTCATCATTGTATTGGGTTTATTGTTCCTTGGCATGGTGTTGATTTTGATTCAGCGCCACATGTTTCGTGAAAAGTATGCCATCCTTTGGCTGGGAAGCAGCATTTTATTTATTTTAACTCCTCTTTTTTATGATTATTTTATTGAAATCGGGATCTTTTTTGGCATCATGAACCCTGCCTCATTCTTTTTCTTTTTTGCAATTGTTGAGATTTTTTTGCTGTGCATTCAATTTACAGTGGCATTAACAGTATCGTTTAATCAGCGCAAGATAACGATTCAAAATCTGGCGCTTCTTGAACAGCGGGTAAGGGATCTGGAAAGCAGGGTTGGCTTGCAAGGCAAGTAG
- a CDS encoding glycosyltransferase family 2 protein, translating into MVCPAEDVAIDQYLVVIPAFNEEHSIASVIRPMVERGFGVLVIDDGSHDQTALCSEVAGASVVRHCVNLGYGSALLTGYKYAVANSYAGVLQLDGDGQHDPVRAIDLLLPLQNGEADVILGSRFLDAESYQVPRFRRMGQEFYRFVIRFLTGMHITDPTTGCQALSGSVLHFLCRHPFPDDFPDANILLILHRKRFRIIEKPLRMFASQGKSMHQGVLKPVYYLVKMTISIFLAMTMKLH; encoded by the coding sequence ATGGTGTGTCCTGCCGAAGATGTGGCGATTGATCAGTATCTGGTGGTCATTCCAGCCTTCAACGAGGAGCATTCCATTGCCAGCGTGATCCGTCCGATGGTGGAGCGGGGGTTTGGCGTCCTCGTCATCGACGATGGATCTCATGATCAAACTGCGTTGTGTTCGGAAGTTGCCGGAGCCTCGGTTGTTCGCCACTGCGTCAACCTTGGCTACGGCAGTGCTTTGTTGACTGGATACAAGTACGCGGTCGCAAACAGTTACGCGGGAGTCTTGCAACTGGATGGTGATGGGCAGCATGACCCGGTGCGAGCCATCGATCTGTTGCTGCCCCTACAGAATGGCGAAGCGGATGTCATCCTTGGCAGCCGCTTCCTGGATGCCGAAAGTTACCAGGTACCCAGGTTTCGTCGCATGGGTCAGGAGTTTTACCGTTTTGTCATCCGGTTTTTGACGGGCATGCATATCACGGACCCCACCACAGGATGCCAGGCTTTATCGGGGTCCGTTCTGCATTTTTTGTGTCGGCATCCCTTCCCTGATGATTTTCCCGATGCTAACATTCTCCTCATCTTGCACCGAAAACGGTTTCGCATCATTGAGAAGCCCTTGCGCATGTTTGCAAGTCAAGGCAAATCCATGCACCAGGGAGTTCTGAAGCCTGTTTATTATCTCGTCAAGATGACCATTTCTATTTTTCTCGCCATGACCATGAAGTTGCATTAA